The Coleofasciculaceae cyanobacterium genome includes a window with the following:
- a CDS encoding ATP-binding cassette domain-containing protein: protein MHHNPIVIENLTYTYPDGTKALNNINLAIEAGERVALIGANGSGKSTLQLHLNGIILPQAGSIKVGKWSINSDNLRDIRNFVGLVFQNPDNQLFMPTVWDDVTFGPKNRGWRDEELAERAQKAMMMVDIDPEYYGSRNTENLSGGEKKRIAIAGVLAMEPQVLVLDEPSAQLDPRSRRQLIELLKNLSLTQLVATHDLDLALELCDRTVVLSRGQIVYDGQTEKIMSNPDFLVEHSLESPLSYSRPYCLLKDVPVG from the coding sequence ATGCACCACAATCCCATCGTTATTGAAAATCTCACCTATACTTACCCTGATGGAACTAAGGCTTTAAACAACATCAATTTAGCGATCGAAGCAGGTGAACGAGTAGCACTTATCGGTGCTAATGGTTCGGGTAAGTCAACTTTACAATTACACCTCAATGGAATTATTCTGCCCCAAGCAGGAAGTATTAAAGTAGGAAAATGGTCGATCAATTCCGATAATTTGCGCGATATTCGTAATTTTGTCGGCTTGGTCTTTCAAAATCCTGATAATCAACTATTTATGCCTACAGTCTGGGATGATGTCACCTTTGGCCCTAAAAATCGTGGCTGGCGGGATGAAGAGTTAGCCGAACGAGCCCAAAAAGCAATGATGATGGTTGATATCGATCCAGAATATTATGGGTCGAGAAATACCGAAAATTTATCGGGGGGAGAGAAAAAACGAATTGCGATCGCTGGAGTTTTGGCAATGGAACCTCAAGTGTTAGTTTTGGATGAACCTTCGGCACAGTTAGATCCTCGTTCTCGCCGTCAATTGATTGAGCTATTAAAAAATTTATCTTTAACTCAACTAGTGGCAACTCATGATTTAGACTTGGCTTTAGAACTTTGCGATCGCACTGTCGTCTTAAGTCGAGGTCAGATTGTTTATGATGGACAAACCGAGAAGATCATGAGCAATCCCGATTTTTTGGTAGAGCATTCACTAGAGTCACCTTTATCATACAGCCGTCCTTATTGTTTATTAAAAGACGTGCCTGTGGGGTAG